The genomic stretch TCCCCCATGCGCGCCGCGTACCGCCTGCTGGGGCCCGCGCTGGGCCTCAAGCCCGAGGTCGTCGAGGAAGACCCCCGCGCGCACCACTTCGCGCAGGGCGTGGGCGGCAGCTTCCTGCTGGCCTCCGCGAGCTTTACACTGGCGGGTCGCCCCGTCGTCGGGGCGGTGCTGGGCGTGATCGTGATCGCCCTGGCCGTTCTGAACCTCTCCCAGAAGATCTGCGTGGGGTGCGTGATGTACTTCCAGTACCGCCGCCTCCGTTACCAGCTGCTCAAACGCTAAGGACCCATCATGAGTGACATCGAAGCCCTGAAGAAAGCCGTACCGCCCTTCCAGATTTTCGACCTGATCCCCCAGTACGCCGAGCAGGGATTCATCGACCCCGAGCGGATCGACCTGCTCAAGTGGGCCGGGGTGTACCCGCAGCGCCCGCAGGAGGACGGCTTCCTGATGATGCGCGTGCGCGTCCCCGCCGCCGAGTTCTCCAGCGCGACCATGCGCGAGGTGGCGAACATCGCCGAGGAGTACGGTCGGGGCTTCCTGGACGTCACGGACCGGCAGGCGTTCCAGTTCCACTGGCTGACCATTCAGGATATTCCGCGCATCTTCGAGCGGCTGGAACCGCTGGGCCTGCACCCCAAGGGCGCGTGCGGCGACACCGTGCGCGCCGTGATCGCCAGCCCCCTGGCCGGCCTGGACGCCCGCGAGATCATCGACGTGCGCCCCCTGGCCCACGCCATGGAAGGCACCCTGACCGGCAACCCCGACTTCCAGGACCTGCCGCGCAAGTTCAAGATGAGCATCACGGCGGTGCCGGAACTGGAAGGCATCCACATGATCAACGACATCGGCTTCCTCGCGCACCGCGTGAACGGTGAGGTCGGCTTCGACGTGTGGGTGGGCGGCGGCCTGGGCGCCGTGGCGCACCTGTCCAAGCGCCTGGGCGTGTTCATCCGCCCCGAGGAGGTCGTGGAGGTCGGGCAGGCCATCACCGCCGCGTACCGCGACCACGGCTACCGTCAGAACCGCAAGAAGAGCCGCCTGAAGTTCCTGATCAAGGACCTGGGCGTCGAGAAGTTCCGTGAGATCGTCGAGAACGACTACCTGGGCCGCAGGTTGCATGACGGTCCCGCCGCGCCTGTCGCGCGCTTCGGCGGGAACGACGTGCTGGGCGTGAACCCGCAGGCGGACGGCCTGAACTACGTGGTCGTGGCGACCACCGTGGGCCGCATCGACCCCACCAAGGCCCGCGTCCTGGCCGATCTGGCCGACCGCTACGGCAAGGGCGTGCTGCGCACCACCGCGTTCCAGAACATGGTGATCCCCCACGTCGCCACGGACGACGTCGAGGCCCTGAGCGCCGAGCTGGCCGCGATCAACCTCGCGCCGAAGGCGACCATCCGGGGCACGACCATCGCCTGCACCGGAAACCAGTTCTGCCGCCTCGCGCTGACCGAGACGAAGGCCCGCACCGCCGCGCTGGTCGATCACCTCGAACCGCTGACGCTGGCGATGGACGTGCCGTTCACGATCAACCTGACCGGGTGCAGCAACGCCTGCACGCGTTATCAGGTGGCCGACCTGGGCTTCATGGGCGCCAACAAGACCGACAAGGACGGCACCGTGCACGAGGTGTACAACGTGCACCTGGCCGGGAGCATCGGGCAGGCGCAGCGCACCGGCACCAAGCTGAAGGGCGCGGTGCCCGCCGAGCAGCTGAACGCGTACGCGGAAGCGGTCCTGACGGACTTCCAGGCGAACAAGCACGCGGGGGAGAGCTTCGTGGAGTACGCCGACCGCGTGGGCGCCGACCAGTTCACGCCGGACGCCGTGCTGGGCGGGCGTGAGGCGGTGACGGCGTGACCGCCGTGGCCGAGCAGGCCGTGGGGACGGGCCGCGTGGTGTGGCTGACCGGCCTCAGCGGCGCCGGGAAAAGCACCCTGGCGAGTGCCCTGCACGAGGAACTCCTGGCCCGCGGCGTGGCCGTCGAGCTGCTGGACGGCGACGCGGTGCGCGAGAACCTCAGCAAGGGCCTGGGCTTCTCGAAGGCCGACCGGGACACGAACGTGCGCCGCATCGGCTTCGTGGCGGGCCTGCTCGCCAAACACGGCGTGACGGTCCTGGTCAGCGCGATCAGCCCCTACGCCGACACGCGCCGCGAGGTGCTGGCCGGCCTGCCGGACGCGCTGGAGGTCTTCGTGGACGCCCCGCTGGACGTCGTGACGGCGCGGGACGTGAAGGGCCTGTACCTGAAGGCGATCGCCGGGGAGATCCCGCACTTCACCGGGGTCAGCGATCCCTACGAGGCGCCCGAGAGCCCGGACCTGCACCTGCGCACCGACCGCATCAGCGTCGAGGACGGTGTGCGGCAGCTGCTGGAGAAACTGGGCGTATGACCGCCACCTCGCCCCGACCCGACTTCACGCCGGACAGCGACCCGCTGGACGTGATCCGCTGGACGCTTGAAACGCACCCGGACGTCCTGATGCCCAGCGCGTTCAACCTGAACGGCGTGGTGCTGCTCGATCTGGCCGTGAAGGCCGGGTACCGGGGCGAGGTGGTGTTCGTGGACACCGGCTACCACTTCCCCGAGACGCTGGCGACCCGTGACCGGCTGGCCGCCCGCTACCCGGAACTGACGTTCGTGACCCTGCACGACGGCGCGAGTCCCGAGGACGGACAGACCGACCCGGCGCTGTACGCCAGCGATCCGGACGCCTGCTGCGCAGTGCGGAAGGTCACGCCCCTCCAGGCGTACCTGCGCAGCAAGGCCCCGTCGGCGCTGCTGAACGCCCGCAGCCGCGATCAGGCGAGCACCCGCGCGGACATCCCGTTCATCGAGGACGGCGCGCGCGTGAAGGTGAACCCGCTGGCCCACTGGACGCGCGAGATGCTGGAAACCTACGCGCGGGAGCAGGACCTGCCGGTAAACCCGCTGTACTGGGACGGCTTCCTGAGCGTCGGCTGCTGGACCTGCACGCGCGCTGTGCGCCCCGGCGAGGACGCCCGCGCGGGCCGCTGGGCCGGGAAGGGCAAGACCGAGTGCGGCCTGTGGGCCGGGGAGAACAGGCTGTGACGCGCCGCTGTTGACCTCCGCGCCCTGTACCGCCGCCTGAACCCTGAGCGGCCTCTCCTGCCCCGAATAGTTGAGTCTTTTCATCAAGAGGTCCGACCCATGACGATCCTG from Deinococcus soli (ex Cha et al. 2016) encodes the following:
- a CDS encoding DUF4395 domain-containing protein, which encodes MIASAPTRQPTRTDLSALKFNQVTVVFVTLLAVILTVPALTLVLGAAMLVGAVIPDLSPMRAAYRLLGPALGLKPEVVEEDPRAHHFAQGVGGSFLLASASFTLAGRPVVGAVLGVIVIALAVLNLSQKICVGCVMYFQYRRLRYQLLKR
- a CDS encoding nitrite/sulfite reductase, with translation MSDIEALKKAVPPFQIFDLIPQYAEQGFIDPERIDLLKWAGVYPQRPQEDGFLMMRVRVPAAEFSSATMREVANIAEEYGRGFLDVTDRQAFQFHWLTIQDIPRIFERLEPLGLHPKGACGDTVRAVIASPLAGLDAREIIDVRPLAHAMEGTLTGNPDFQDLPRKFKMSITAVPELEGIHMINDIGFLAHRVNGEVGFDVWVGGGLGAVAHLSKRLGVFIRPEEVVEVGQAITAAYRDHGYRQNRKKSRLKFLIKDLGVEKFREIVENDYLGRRLHDGPAAPVARFGGNDVLGVNPQADGLNYVVVATTVGRIDPTKARVLADLADRYGKGVLRTTAFQNMVIPHVATDDVEALSAELAAINLAPKATIRGTTIACTGNQFCRLALTETKARTAALVDHLEPLTLAMDVPFTINLTGCSNACTRYQVADLGFMGANKTDKDGTVHEVYNVHLAGSIGQAQRTGTKLKGAVPAEQLNAYAEAVLTDFQANKHAGESFVEYADRVGADQFTPDAVLGGREAVTA
- a CDS encoding phosphoadenylyl-sulfate reductase — protein: MTATSPRPDFTPDSDPLDVIRWTLETHPDVLMPSAFNLNGVVLLDLAVKAGYRGEVVFVDTGYHFPETLATRDRLAARYPELTFVTLHDGASPEDGQTDPALYASDPDACCAVRKVTPLQAYLRSKAPSALLNARSRDQASTRADIPFIEDGARVKVNPLAHWTREMLETYAREQDLPVNPLYWDGFLSVGCWTCTRAVRPGEDARAGRWAGKGKTECGLWAGENRL
- the cysC gene encoding adenylyl-sulfate kinase, translated to MTAVAEQAVGTGRVVWLTGLSGAGKSTLASALHEELLARGVAVELLDGDAVRENLSKGLGFSKADRDTNVRRIGFVAGLLAKHGVTVLVSAISPYADTRREVLAGLPDALEVFVDAPLDVVTARDVKGLYLKAIAGEIPHFTGVSDPYEAPESPDLHLRTDRISVEDGVRQLLEKLGV